The genomic segment TCCCAAGGGCCGCTTCACGATTCCCACGCCGTACGGCGGACCCCCGCTGCCGATCGAACCGCCCCACTGAGACCAACCTAAACTCTGACCGAGGAGTCGATAATGACCGCCGCATCCGAGAAAGTTGCCGAGGCCGAAATGCCCCACGCGCCAAGCTCAGAACCCGAAGACGTCGAGGGCGCCGACGTCAAAGACGAAGACGTCGACGTTGACGACGAAGACGTCAAGGACGGCACGGACGGCACGGACGGCACGGACGGCAAGGACACCGAAGCGATCGACGCGGACGACGAGGACATCCCGTTCGGGCGCAAGGCCAATAACAACGGCGACAAGATCCCGCTGCGCAGCCGGCCCTGGGGGCACTATCTGCGCCGCAGCGCGCTGCCGCTGTTACTCATTGCCTCGCTTGCGGTTAACGGCTTGCTCGGCTGGACGCTGTGGCAAGAGCATCAGGTGAAGGAGGCGGGCCAGCAGGCTCAACAGGCCGCGATCACCTACGCGCAGGTGCTGACGAGCATCGACTCCAACAAGGTCGACGAGAACTTCCGGCAGGTGCTCGACGGCGCGACCGGCGAGTTCAAAGACATGTACACCCAGTCCAGCGTGCAACTTCGGCAGCTGCTGATCGACAACAAGGCGAGCGCCCACGGCGTGGTGGTGGATTCGGCGATTCAGTCCGCATCCACGAATAAGGTTGTGGTACTTGTCTTTATCGACCAAACCGTGGCCAATTCGCAGTCGCCCGATCCACGCATCGACCGCAGCCGGATCAAAAT from the Mycobacterium lentiflavum genome contains:
- a CDS encoding DUF3329 domain-containing protein, with product MPHAPSSEPEDVEGADVKDEDVDVDDEDVKDGTDGTDGTDGKDTEAIDADDEDIPFGRKANNNGDKIPLRSRPWGHYLRRSALPLLLIASLAVNGLLGWTLWQEHQVKEAGQQAQQAAITYAQVLTSIDSNKVDENFRQVLDGATGEFKDMYTQSSVQLRQLLIDNKASAHGVVVDSAIQSASTNKVVVLVFIDQTVANSQSPDPRIDRSRIKMTMEKVDGRWRASKVQLL